The Paramormyrops kingsleyae isolate MSU_618 chromosome 11, PKINGS_0.4, whole genome shotgun sequence genome includes a window with the following:
- the hrh3 gene encoding histamine H3 receptor, translating into MQTAFAAPSLSLGTSTRFPMSSESQGLLAMNWSAVSRGNATPMELENRRALQYGQFSSSTSVFLAVLMTLLVLATVLGNALVILAFVVEKSLRTQGNFFFLNLAIADFLVGGFCIPVYIPYVLTGEWRLGRGLCKLWLVVDYTLCTASVFNIVLISFDRFISVTRAVNYRCQKGVTRQAVLKMVSVWLAAFLLYGPAIVSWEYIAGGSGVPAKECYAEFYFNWYFLMTASTVEFFTPFISVTYFNLSIYINIRKRNLMRAERPASVGARDCEMELRGRSGAEERQVFFVRPAPAPGSAESAKADGRTGGRKFLGARGSVVVDSGLLDLPPLQVEDLAQRAGEGGYGPGDLPYGSTRNGRPPATASDSCLASRFRLSRDKKVAKSLAVIVCVFGLCWAPYTLLMIIRAACHGQCVQHYLYETSFWLLWINSSINPVLYPLCHTNFRRAFNKLLCPAKIKIQPQYMEQKC; encoded by the exons ATGCAAACCGCATTCGCCGCGCCGTCTCTGAGTTTGGGAACTTCGACGCGCTTCCCGATGAGCAGTGAGTCGCAGGGCTTGCTGGCGATGAACTGGTCCGCCGTTTCTCGGGGAAATGCGACGCCTATGGAGCTGGAGAACCGCCGGGCTCTGCAGTACGGCCAGTTCTCCTCGTCCACCTCGGTGTTCCTGGCGGTGCTCATGACGCTGCTCGTTCTTGCCACTGTCCTGGGCAATGCGCTTGTCATTCTGGCATTTGTTGTAGAGAAAAGTTTACGCACACAAGGaaactttttctttttgaatTTAGCCATTGCCGACTTCCTAGTGG GAGGGTTTTGCATCCCCGTTTATATACCGTACGTCCTAACCGGAGAATGGAGACTCGGACGCGGTCTTTGCAAACTGTGGCTGGTGGTGGATTACACGCTTTGCACGGCGTCCGTGTTTAACATCGTGCTCATCAGCTTCGACAGGTTCATCTCTGTTACCAGAGCG GTGAACTACAGGTGTCAGAAGGGCGTCACACGGCAGGCGGTGCTGAAGATGGTGAGCGTGTGGCTGGCCGCGTTCCTGCTCTATGGCCCAGCCATCGTCAGCTGGGAGTACATAGCCGGCGGTAGTGGGGTTCCCGCCAAAGAGTGCTATGCAGAGTTCTACTTCAACTGGTACTTCCTAATGACTGCGTCCACGGTGGAGTTTTTCACTCCCTTCATCAGCGTCACCTACTTCAACCTCAGCATCTACATCAACATCAGGAAGCGAAACCTGATGCGGGCGGAGCGGCCCGCCAGTGTGGGGGCCCGGGACTGCGAGATGGAGCTGCGCGGCCGGTCCGGCGCCGAGGAGCGCCAGGTGTTCTTCGTGAGGCCCGCGCCGGCCCCCGGCAGCGCCGAGAGCGCCAAGGCCGATGGGAGGACTGGGGGCCGCAAGTTCCTCGGCGCCAGGGGCTCAGTGGTAGTGGATAGTGGGCTTCTGGACCTGCCCCCGCTGCAGGTGGAGGACCTGGCCCAGAGGGCAGGAGAGGGGGGGTACGGACCCGGAGATCTGCCCTATGGCTCGACTAGAAACGGCCGCCCCCCCGCCACCGCCTCAGACAGCTGCTTGGCCAGCCGCTTCCGCCTGTCCCGAGACAAAAAAGTAGCCAAGTCGCTGGCGGTGATCGTGTGCGTCTTCGGCCTCTGCTGGGCGCCGTACACACTGCTGATGATCATTCGGGCCGCGTGCCACGGTCAGTGTGTGCAGCACTACTTGTACGAAACCTCCTTCTGGCTACTGTGGATCAACTCCTCCATCAACCCAGTCCTCTACCCTCTATGCCACACGAATTTCCGAAGGGCTTTCAACAAACTGCTGTGCCCCGCCAAGATCAAGATTCAACCCCAATATATGGAGCAGAAATGCTAA
- the shcbp1 gene encoding SHC SH2 domain-binding protein 1: protein MADDEVCIATPQPEMGVIEGESVNGHGGEEAPGGECAFREEAGPDFNVEADAEGSRETQRDPLRVKQGLFQNEGNNEDDDSGTDYGSGDKPFLKKAEHVGNAVLPGIFQTNQLLFYERFKAYQDYMLGDCKTSEVKAFIADYLEKVVEPCDWQALWCTEVFDVQVEVVDVDYVGLKASVELVLPMRCEVRGCEISEEAMRDLLEATQHMVPLQELHTVYDESGDFDHTALAVEHLRFFYKHIWRKWDEEDEDDDFDYFVRCVEPRLRLYYDILEDRVPAGLVAEYHSLLARCSEKFQEFSSLRNDICSDSESELDNVSMVEGLRMCEQMEALKRKLRIIENPLLRHVLGYKVNSGKQSYSAKGQREGAVRVVHVVSSSMTVGQLQTLMVDKLLPDFSGEQFELQFHGDPLLAIDACYEGDVVIICTGHYLVSGSINILDSIEVEGFGLSDEVVIEKRGKGDAFIEATAANAKISNLKFIQHDAIEGILCVRQGRLEMENCVLQCETTGVIVRTSAQLTMNMCDLYGAKGAGVEIYPGSICTLVGNGIHHCREGVLIKDFADDLDTLPRITMVNNVIHNNEGYGVILVKPADLPLDGGAVGGLSADELVSPKKAAHDSESGPMKPGGVQFEVPLMVVEEPPVDSHYDVPPDITEGNDAIKKELVATSAKKTQRQKRAMKELGVTQADDNLLSQEMFVSIQGNQFRRNGKGSFGTFQY, encoded by the exons ATGGCAGACGATGAGGTGTGTATCGCTACACCCCAGCCGGAGATGGGAGTAATAGAGGGGGAGAGTGTCAACGGACATGGAGGAGAGGAGGCTCCGGGAGGCGAATGCGCTTTCAGGGAGGAGGCTGGTCCGGATTTCAATGTGGAGGCGGACGCGGAGGGGAGTCGGGAGACACAGCGTGACCCGCTTCGTGTAAAGCAAG GTCTTTTTCAGAATGAAGGAAACAATGAGGATGATGACAGTGGCACAGACTATGGCAGCGGAGACAAGCCCTTTCTGAAGAAGGCAGAGCATGTTGGAAATGCAGTTCTGCCAGGAATCTTCCAGACAAATCAACTGCTGTTCTATGAGAGGTTTAAAGCCTACCAGGATTACATGTTAG GGGACTGCAAGACATCAGAAGTAAAAGCCTTCATAGCTGATTACCTGGAGAAGGTGGTGGAGCCCTGTGATTGGCAGGCCTTGTGGTGCACCGAAGTGTTCGACGTGCAGGTGGAG GTGGTGGACGTGGACTATGTGGGGCTGAAGGCCTCTGTGGAGCTGGTCCTGCCCATGCGATGTGAGGTGCGGGGCTGTGAAATCAGTGAGGAGGCCATGCGAGACCTTCTGGAGGCCACCCAGCACATGGTGCCCCTGCAGGAGCTCCACACGGTCTATGATGAGTCGGGAGACTTTGACCATACGGCACTGGCTGTGGAGCACCTGAG GTTTTTCTACAAGCACATCTGGAGAAAGTGGGACGAGGAAGACGAGGACGATGACTTTGACTACTTTGTTAGATGCGTAGAGCCTCGCCTAAGGCT GTACTATGACATCCTGGAGGACCGGGTGCCGGCAGGTCTGGTAGCAGAGTACCATTCTCTGCTGGCCCGCTGCTCTGAGAAGTTTCAGGAGTTCTCAAGCCTGCGCAACGACATCTGCAGCGACTCTGAGTCGGAGCTGGACAACGTCTCCATGGTGGAGGGCCTGCGGATGTGCGAGCAGATGGAGGCCCTGAAGCGCAAGCTACGAATCATCGAGAACCCGCTGCTCAG GCACGTTTTGGGCTACAAGGTGAACTCGGGGAAGCAGTCGTACAGCGCAAAGGGCCAGCGCGAGGGCGCCGTCCGGGTCGTGCACGTGGTATCTTCTTCCATGACAGTGGGCCAGCTGCAGACCTTGATGGTGGACAAGCTGCTCCCCGACTTCTCTGGAGAGCAATTCGAGCTGCAG TTTCATGGTGACCCGCTGCTGGCCATCGATGCCTGCTACGAGGGCGACGTGGTCATCATCTGCACCGGCCACTACCTCGTCAGTGGCTCCATCAACATTCTTGACTCCATTGAGGTGGAAG GCTTTGGTCTGTCCGACGAGGTGGTGATCGAGAAGAGAGGCAAGGGCGACGCTTTCATAGAGGCGACGGCCGCCAACGCGAAGATTTCTAACCTGAAGTTCATCCAGCATGACGCCATCGAGGGCATCTTGT GTGTCCGTCAGGGCCGGCTGGAGATGGAGAATTGTGTCCTTCAGTGCGAGACGACAGGTGTGATTGTGCGCACCTCAGCCCAGCTGACCATGAATATGTGTGACCTTTATGGGGCAaag GGGGCCGGCGTGGAGATCTATCCCGGCAGCATCTGCACTCTCGTGGGAAATGGCATCCATCACTGCAGAGAGGGAGTGCTGATCAAG gatttTGCGGACGACTTGGATACCCTTCCTAGAATCACCATGGTGAACAACGTGATCCACAACAACGAGGGTTATGGCGTGATTTTGGTGAAGCCGGCTGACCTCCCCTTGGACGGTGGGGCTGTGGGGGGGCTCTCTGCAG ATGAGTTGGTGAGTCCCAAAAAGGCGGCACATGACTCTGAGTCTGGCCCGATGAAGCCAGGCGGGGTCCAGTTTGAGGTTCCCCTCATGGTGGTGGAGGAACCCCCCGTGGACTCTCATTACGATGTACCCCCGGACATCACCGAGGGCAACGACGCTATCAAGAAGGAGCTGGTGGCTACGTCCGCTAAGAAGACCCAGCGGCAGAAACGTGCGATGAAGGAGCTGGGCGTGACGCAGGCCGATGACAACTTACTGTCCCAAGAGATGTTCGTCTCCATCCAGGGCAACCAATTCAGGAGGAATGGCAAGGGCAGCTTTGGAACCTTCCAGTACTAA